From Treponema vincentii F0403, the proteins below share one genomic window:
- a CDS encoding GNAT family N-acetyltransferase gives MADMLVNLLRLSPAEELYAELQRKYDVHIRRAMTPDKFRIVEWVKEHSTLSAAGECDTCFSRIPVSCFIATRGQNILGYACYNATAPDFFGPTKVLEDEQGKGIGKALLLASLHALRNEGYAYAIIGGVGPESFYQKTVGAVLIDGSTPGIYKDFLPKL, from the coding sequence ATGGCTGATATGTTGGTAAACTTGCTCCGGCTGTCTCCGGCAGAAGAGCTTTATGCGGAATTGCAACGGAAATACGATGTGCATATCCGGCGCGCGATGACGCCCGATAAGTTTCGAATCGTTGAATGGGTGAAAGAACATTCCACTTTAAGCGCAGCAGGTGAATGCGACACCTGCTTTTCCCGCATACCGGTGAGCTGTTTTATCGCTACCCGCGGGCAGAACATACTCGGATATGCGTGCTATAACGCAACCGCGCCCGACTTTTTCGGCCCTACAAAGGTATTGGAAGATGAGCAGGGAAAAGGGATCGGCAAAGCGCTGCTGCTCGCATCACTCCATGCCTTACGCAACGAAGGGTATGCCTATGCCATTATCGGAGGAGTCGGCCCCGAATCCTTCTATCAAAAAACCGTCGGCGCCGTATTGATTGACGGCTCTACGCCCGGTATTTACAAAGACTTTCTACCGAAACTCTAG
- a CDS encoding methyltransferase domain-containing protein produces MSYDKNAVKEAVKEHYENLAHGSLSVHGEAEKITTSIGYAAQDLVGIPKEADLGLGCGNPQEAAKPRLNETILDLGCGRGLDCFIASKAVGKNGKVFGLDSSKTMISRASEIAVKNGFTNCEFILGEIEHIPLSDSSLDLIMSNCVINLSTDKYGVYSELYRCLRKGGRVTISDITLKAALPHEWISDPDMVKT; encoded by the coding sequence ATGAGTTACGATAAGAATGCGGTGAAAGAAGCCGTCAAAGAGCATTACGAAAATCTGGCACATGGAAGCCTTTCCGTACATGGTGAGGCTGAAAAGATAACGACTTCGATAGGCTATGCCGCACAAGATTTGGTCGGCATTCCGAAAGAGGCCGACCTCGGGCTCGGCTGTGGAAATCCGCAAGAAGCTGCCAAGCCCCGCTTAAACGAAACCATCCTTGACTTAGGATGCGGAAGAGGACTTGACTGCTTTATAGCGTCAAAAGCTGTCGGTAAAAACGGAAAAGTTTTCGGGCTTGACAGCTCAAAAACTATGATCAGCCGCGCTTCGGAAATCGCCGTAAAAAACGGGTTTACGAATTGCGAATTTATACTTGGCGAAATTGAACATATTCCGCTTTCCGATAGTTCCCTCGATCTCATCATGAGTAATTGCGTGATAAATTTGTCAACGGATAAATATGGAGTGTATTCAGAGCTTTACCGCTGTCTTCGCAAAGGCGGAAGAGTCACGATTTCCGACATCACTTTAAAGGCTGCTTTGCCGCACGAATGGATCTCTGATCCCGATATGGTAAAAACGTGA
- a CDS encoding ABC transporter ATP-binding protein — MTIVQVKNLRKTYLLGKVLVEAVKGINFSIDGGEFVSISGPSGSGKSTTLNMIGLIDTPTSGELIINGETIYQEKDFASLSKRKNKGLKIPPKLDKRITQLRHEYLGFIFQSFNLIPVLDVYENIEFPLLFGKAKESKEKSKEWIEHLIEKVGLSEWTHHKSNELSGGQRQRVAIARALVTKPALVLADEPTANLDSKTGDQILALMKDMSREFNTTFIFSTHDAKIVNMTDHRIKILDGNVVEDTKVNG, encoded by the coding sequence ATGACTATTGTACAAGTGAAGAATTTACGCAAGACGTATCTCTTAGGAAAGGTTTTGGTAGAAGCGGTTAAAGGAATTAATTTTTCCATCGATGGCGGAGAGTTTGTCTCCATTTCGGGACCTTCCGGTTCGGGGAAATCCACCACGCTCAACATGATTGGGTTGATCGACACGCCGACCTCCGGCGAGCTGATCATCAATGGAGAAACAATTTATCAGGAAAAAGACTTTGCCTCTCTTTCCAAACGGAAAAACAAGGGCTTAAAAATTCCGCCGAAGCTCGACAAGCGGATCACTCAGCTGCGCCACGAGTATCTGGGTTTTATCTTTCAATCCTTTAACCTGATTCCGGTTTTGGACGTATACGAAAATATCGAGTTTCCCCTTTTGTTCGGTAAGGCAAAAGAAAGCAAAGAAAAGAGCAAGGAATGGATTGAACACCTCATCGAAAAGGTCGGATTGAGCGAATGGACGCACCATAAATCGAACGAGCTTTCAGGCGGTCAGCGGCAGCGCGTTGCTATTGCCCGTGCCTTGGTTACCAAGCCTGCATTGGTGCTTGCCGACGAACCCACTGCAAACCTCGATTCCAAAACCGGCGATCAGATTCTTGCACTGATGAAGGACATGAGCCGCGAGTTTAATACCACCTTTATCTTCTCCACCCATGATGCTAAAATTGTCAATATGACCGACCACCGCATCAAAATCTTAGACGGAAATGTCGTCGAGGACACGAAGGTTAATGGATAA